A part of Schistosoma mansoni strain Puerto Rico chromosome W, complete genome genomic DNA contains:
- a CDS encoding putative adp,ATP carrier protein, with amino-acid sequence MGEGGKEIKGLSFAENFLLSGAAAVIAKTAAAPIERVKLLVQNQDEMIKQGRLDKPYTGVIDCTLRTFRQEGTSSFLTIIIGLLPFWRGNLPNCLRYFPTQALNFAFKDKVKSAFQQNKDDPYLVAFYKNVVSGGAAGDGIAGLYRGFVISCVGIIVYRGFYFGLYDTLKPIFLGPDAGVAISFCLGYGVTVTSGLISYPIDTIRRRMMMTSGQAVKYKSSIHCASEILKNEGPMSLMKGAGANILRGVAGAGVLAGFDKFKELYADFRLPKKPSP; translated from the exons ATGGGAGAGGGTGGGAAAGAAATTAAAGGTCTGAGTTTCGCCGAAAATTTTCTGCTAAGCGGTGCTGCTGCTGTTATCGCAAAGACCGCAGCTGCTCCAATAGAGCGAGTTAAACTACTCGTTCAAAATCAAGATGAGATGATTAAGCAAGGGCGCTTAGATAAACCGTACACTGGTGTTATCGACTGTACTTTACGGACATTCAGACAAGAAGGTACTAGC TCCTTCTTGACTATTATTATAGGCTTACTACCCTTCTGGCGTGGAAATTTACCTAACTGCTTGAGGTACTTCCCTACCCAGGCGCTTAACTTTGCGTTTAAGGACAAGGTGAAGTCAGCGTTTCAGCAAAATAAAGATGATCCATACTTGGTTGCTTTCTACAAAAACGTAGTCAGTGGTGGTGCCGCAGGTG ATGGTATCGCTGGACTCTACCGTGGCTTCGTTATCTCGTGCGTCGGTATAATTGTATACAGAGGATTTTACTTTGGATTGTATGATACTTTGAAACCAATATTCCTTGGACCGGATGCAGGTGTAGCAATCAGTTTCTGCCTCGGTTATGGCGTGACTGTCACTTCTGGATTGATATCCTACCCGATCGATACTATTCGTCGGCGTATGATGATGACTTCAG GCCAAGCTGTCAAATATAAAAGCTCAATTCACTGTGCATCTGAAATACTAAAAAATGAAGGTCCAATGTCTTTAATGAAGGGTGCCGGTGCAAACATACTTAGAGGTGTCGCCGGCGCTGGTGTGTTGGCTGGATTCGACAAATTTAAAGAACTGTATGCCGATTTTAGATTACCAAAAAAGCCGTCTCCCTAA